From Sceloporus undulatus isolate JIND9_A2432 ecotype Alabama chromosome 6, SceUnd_v1.1, whole genome shotgun sequence, one genomic window encodes:
- the C6H7orf25 gene encoding UPF0415 protein C7orf25 homolog: MSAHSLLCERIAVAKELIKRAEALCRSQKGGIEGGSKLCSRLKAELKFLHKVEAGKVAIKESHLQSTNLTHLQAIIESAENLEEVAAVLHVFTYEDKYGEKQFLVVDVVANGGHTWVKAIGRKAEALHNIWLGRGQYGDKSVIKQAEDFLQASGQQLVQYSNPHIIFAFYNGVSSPVAERLKEMGISIRGDIVAVDALAEHAKDNVHLSSSESDDGNECLQVTRVDRDKLIASVAFPTEIRVDMCNRVNLDITTLITFVSALSYGSCDFIFKEKVLSEQAAQEREESVLPLLEEFMKGKELFACESAVKDFQVILETLGGAGEKTRAARLMERISVVPDQPSERALKLVPSSKISHRSLTIFGTGDALKAITMTANSGFVRAAANQGVKFSVFIHQPRALTETKESSATPLPEHCFGP, from the coding sequence ATGTCTGCACATTCCTTGCTGTGTGAGAGAATTGCTGTTGCTAAGGAGCTGATCAAAAGGGCAGAAGCTCTTTGCCGGTcccagaaaggtggcatagaaggaGGTTCCAAACTGTGCAGCAGATTGAAAGCAGAGTTAAAGTTCCTGCATAAGGTGGAAGCTGGAAAGGTAGCCATCAAAGAGTCCCATCTGCAGAGTACAAACCTCACTCACCTACAAGCCATCATTGAGTCTGCGGAGAACCTGGAGGAAGTTGCTGCAGTACTTCATGTCTTTACTTATGAAGACAAATATGGTGAAAAGCAGTTCTTGGTAGTGGATGTTGTTGCAAACGGTGGTCACACTTGGGTGAAAGCAATTGGTCGCAAGGCTGAAGCACTGCACAATATTTGGTTGGGCAGAGGCCAGTATGGTGACAAAAGTGTCATTAAGCAAGCAGAAGATTTCCTGCAAGCAAGTGGTCAGCAACTGGTGCAGTACAGTAACCCACATATTATCTTTGCATTCTACAATGGTGTGTCTAGCCCAGTGGCAGAGAGATTGAAAGAGATGGGCATATCTATACGGGGGGACATAGTTGCTGTGGATGCATTGGCAGAGCATGCTAAGGACAACGTCCACTTAAGTTCTAGTGAATCTGATGATGGAAATGAATGCCTTCAAGTGACAAGAGTAGATCGGGACAAATTAATAGCAAGTGTAGCTTTTCCTACAGAAATCAGAGTAGACATGTGCAATAGGGTTAACTTGGATATTACTACTCTGATTACCTTTGTCTCTGCCCTTAGCTACGGAAGCTGTGATTTCATCTTTAAGGAGAAAGTCCTGTCTGAGCAGGCAGCtcaggagagagaagaaagtgtcctCCCGCTGCTGGAAGAGTTCATGAAGGGCAAGGAGCTGTTTGCTTGTGAATCTGCAGTTAAAGACTTTCAGGTTATCTTAGAAACTTTGGGGGGAGCAGGTGAGAAAACTCGAGCTGCTCGACTCATGGAAAGAATCAGTGTGGTACCAGACCAGCCCTCTGAACGTGCCTTAAAATTAGTGCCTAGTTCCAAAATCAGTCACCGTTCTCTGACAATTTTTGGGACAGGAGATGCTTTAAAGGCTATCACCATGACTGCAAACAGTGGCTTTGTCAGGGCAGCAGCAAACCAGGGGGTTAAATTCAGTGTGTTCATTCATCAGCCTAGGGCATTGACAGAAACCAAAGAATCTTCTGCCACACCTTTACCAGAGCATTGTTTTGGGCCCTGA
- the PSMA2 gene encoding proteasome subunit alpha type-2 → MRRGDRLPSSLPRSRRSVGIVRVKMAERGYSFSLTTFSPSGKLVQIEYALAAVAAGAPSVGIKAANGVVLATEKKQKSILYDERSVHKVEPITKHIGLVYSGMGPDYRVLVHRARKLAQQYYLVYHEPIPTAQLVQRIASVMQEYTQSGGVRPFGVSLLICGWNEGRPYLFQSDPSGAYFAWKATAMGKNYVNGKTFLEKRYNEDLELEDAIHTAILTLKESFEGQMTEDNIEVGICNEAGFRRLTPTEVKDYLAAIA, encoded by the exons ATGCGCCGAGGTGACCGCCTGCCCTCATCTCTCCCGCGCAGCCGCAGAAGCGTCGGGATTGTGCGGGTCAAGATGGCGGAGCGCGGCTACAGCTTCTCCCTCACTACCTTCag CCCTTCTGGGAAGTTGGTTCAGATTGAATATGCTTTGGCAGCTGTAGCAGCAGGAGCACCGTCTGTTGGAATTAAAG CTGCAAATGGTGTGGTACTGgcaacagagaaaaagcagaagtcCATTCTGTATGATGAACGGAGTGTGCACAAGGTAGAGCCTATTACCAAACACATAGGCTTGGTGTACAGTGGCATGGGCCCTGATTACAG GGTTCTTGTCCACAGAGCACGCAAACTTGCCCAGCAATACTACTTGGTTTATCATGAACCTATTCCAACAGCTCAACTTGTACAGAGGATTGCTTCTGTGATGCAAGAATACACACAATCTGG GGGTGTACGTCCATTTGGAGTATCTTTGCTAATATGTGGATGGAATGAGGGGCGGCCATATTTATTCCAGTCTGATCCATCT GGGGCTTACTTTGCATGGAAAGCAACTGCAATGGGGAAGAACTATGTGAATGGAAAAACATTCCTTGAGAAGAG GTATAATGAAGATTTAGAACTTGAAGATGCTATTCATACTGCTATCTTGACATTAAAG gAGAGTTTTGAAGGACAGATGACAGAAGATAACATAGAAGTTGGCATCTGTAATGAGGCAGGTTTTAGAAGACTTACTCCAACTGAGGTTAAGGATTACCTGGCTGCAATTGCATAG